Proteins encoded by one window of Euzebya sp.:
- a CDS encoding LysM peptidoglycan-binding domain-containing protein: MDFDYEGAEDFGGRILWGRIAVFAAALILAFILGSCTGGGGGVDQAELDAVESELTTTRSELESRTTTIAQLQQQLQEARNSAAPTGGGTEGTGGQTTDGGTEGPGTTPADTQTDDSGNRIYTVQSGDTLSTIAEAVYGDPTAFGVIASANNLGGSSPLQVGQELIIPENPDSGQ, translated from the coding sequence ATGGACTTCGACTACGAGGGAGCCGAGGACTTCGGAGGACGCATCCTCTGGGGTCGCATCGCCGTGTTCGCGGCCGCGCTGATCCTCGCCTTCATCCTCGGCAGCTGCACCGGCGGGGGCGGCGGCGTCGACCAGGCGGAGCTCGACGCGGTCGAGAGCGAGCTGACGACCACCCGGTCCGAGCTCGAGAGCCGGACGACCACCATCGCCCAGCTGCAGCAGCAGCTGCAGGAGGCGCGGAACTCCGCGGCCCCCACCGGCGGTGGGACCGAGGGGACGGGCGGGCAGACGACGGACGGCGGGACGGAGGGACCGGGGACCACGCCGGCGGACACCCAGACCGACGACAGCGGCAACCGGATCTACACCGTCCAGTCGGGCGACACGCTGTCCACGATCGCCGAGGCGGTCTACGGGGACCCCACCGCCTTCGGCGTGATCGCCAGCGCCAACAACCTGGGCGGCAGCTCGCCC